A single window of Flavobacterium aestivum DNA harbors:
- a CDS encoding PKD domain-containing protein gives MKPKNYLALVFFFLLTLNSFAQKNAIGCGTKLSEKEEAIFRQSLSKLESFKRANKTKRTALDPYVIPVVFHILTDGKGSLTKAKMKCRIDDALLIANKDFNGLFPEFNNTDPRFDAVKSKLPIQFVMATVDPDGNYMETAGLDWHADAHVTDGYDERKFDYMWYGKNGKYYLDVVIVDEPNTGQGTSGSGHAFLPYQNVRPHVTFNYGFIGSTCGSWSSPTFAKVFTHELGHYFGLKHTFQDNCDPINDGMADTPPTTQAFGCERNKLNSCGVYANLENHMDYNTDCQNMFTKDQVNAMTRWLEDKTDGYYPRGFLWQTANLVATGVISSAPIANISSNNTSICAGKSILFKDISKGLPTTRTWTFEGGTPATSTAMNPTVVYNTTGKYKVTLSVSNSIGNDTKEIVDYIEVGQKSTSNLSESFTGTFPPRGWSITNPDDGLTWEKRKDLGNGDSTCMIMNNADNSVLGAMDYIRLPFFDFSSGTNSQMYFDIAYTKFDDASPDVLKIQVSTDCEATWQDVYSKTHTQLQTTEVPTELANDWKPTKAENWRKEVVDLSQYVGQSNVAIRFANKSGYGTRIWVDNVNVVVNNSSTPVSDFTSNVRKTNCNSLTVPFLDTSLGNPTSWAWTFTGGTPATSTVKNPVVTYNSPGVYPVTLVASNTNGTGTPVTKNGFITVANPETTSFTEGFEGTFPPAGWEITNTDYSLTWEKRADVGHNSASCMIMNDADNKAGKIDEITMSPMNLSNGITDFSFDIAYAKFDSKSPDVLEVLISKDCGVTWDKLYSKTHTQLETATSNDPNNWIPTLDSQWRTERILLGNYKGLPNVLIKFKSISGFGSRIWIDNVKFTFDSKEKPYADFNASTTSTKCTSTNIVFSDFSTGEPTSWNWAFEGATPATSTEKNPVVTYNTPGSFKVSLTATNVNGTGIATEKAGYITVVKPDGVSFTQDFEGTFPPAGWEISNPKDNLTWEKNTKVGHNSSSCMVMNEADNEATDVDEIMLQPVDLSKGVTDFSFDLAYAKFDDVSPDMLEVLMSKDCGVTWESVYEKTHTVLATAVAVNDPDTWINEINLWTPTTDSDWRTERILLTKYKGEPNVLIKFRATSGYGSRIWIDNVKFNFDSKEKPVTDFVVKGKSSCSDLPIEFNDVSTGEPTSWSWTFPGGTPATSTSQNPKVTYKNPGSYGVTLVATSALGTGNKAIKKDFIIVKPKNELPFTENFASDFPIQDWEVLNVDSDPITWEKSIKTGRGDSNCLVINNADAEAGKIDELILKSMDFSSIETPYLHFDLGYTKYLSVNDPTPAPDKIDIWVSSDCGANWTNVYSKDHDELQTVSPPIQDNPATTGQNETNDWVPTHDSDWRNELVDLSVVKNQPNVLIKIINTSGYGTRIWFDNFNINDSPEADPIGATISQTPVTCNSGADGNDGMASVIAAGGTGALTYLWSPSGGTAATATGLTKGEYTCTIKDASMRTLVKTIKVGAAVDTFLTMTSGIITVNQPGATYQWFKCSGTSTSIDGAVNQSFEPVENGDYKVEVSYDGCTATSSCITFTSLSVSDFEARKEFVVYPNPSSGIVNFKSDFDGEFRLLNQLGQTIKTFKVKSDSDNAVNLEQLNDGVYFIHGKRGTKVVTRKLIIKK, from the coding sequence ATGAAACCAAAAAACTACTTAGCATTAGTTTTTTTCTTTTTATTGACTTTGAATTCTTTCGCCCAAAAAAATGCCATAGGTTGCGGAACAAAGCTATCTGAAAAGGAAGAAGCTATTTTTAGACAATCGTTGTCTAAATTAGAAAGCTTCAAAAGAGCTAATAAAACCAAAAGGACTGCTTTAGATCCGTATGTTATTCCCGTAGTATTCCATATTTTAACAGACGGAAAGGGATCTCTTACTAAAGCAAAAATGAAATGTAGGATAGATGATGCTCTCCTTATTGCAAATAAAGATTTCAATGGTTTGTTTCCAGAATTTAATAATACAGATCCAAGATTTGATGCTGTAAAATCGAAATTACCTATTCAATTTGTTATGGCAACTGTTGATCCTGATGGTAATTATATGGAAACAGCTGGATTGGATTGGCATGCAGATGCTCATGTTACTGACGGATATGACGAAAGGAAATTCGATTATATGTGGTATGGTAAAAACGGAAAATACTATTTAGATGTTGTAATAGTAGATGAGCCTAATACTGGCCAGGGAACCAGTGGTTCCGGACATGCTTTTTTACCTTATCAGAATGTACGCCCACACGTAACTTTTAACTATGGTTTTATAGGAAGCACTTGTGGTTCTTGGTCATCTCCAACTTTTGCAAAAGTATTTACTCATGAATTAGGCCATTATTTTGGATTGAAGCATACTTTTCAAGATAATTGTGATCCTATTAATGATGGTATGGCAGATACACCTCCAACAACTCAAGCATTTGGTTGTGAGAGAAATAAGCTCAACAGTTGTGGGGTATATGCCAATCTAGAAAATCATATGGATTATAATACAGATTGCCAAAACATGTTTACTAAGGACCAGGTAAATGCTATGACGCGTTGGCTTGAGGATAAAACTGATGGTTATTATCCTAGAGGGTTTTTATGGCAAACAGCTAATCTTGTTGCTACTGGAGTTATATCATCTGCTCCTATTGCTAATATTTCAAGTAACAACACATCTATTTGTGCAGGAAAGTCTATCCTTTTTAAGGATATATCTAAGGGATTACCAACAACAAGAACTTGGACATTCGAAGGAGGAACGCCTGCAACTTCTACAGCGATGAACCCTACGGTAGTGTATAATACGACAGGTAAATATAAAGTAACATTATCAGTTTCTAATTCAATAGGTAATGATACTAAAGAAATAGTAGATTATATTGAAGTTGGTCAGAAATCAACTTCGAATTTATCTGAAAGTTTCACAGGTACTTTTCCTCCAAGGGGATGGAGTATTACCAATCCTGATGATGGTCTAACTTGGGAAAAACGTAAGGACTTAGGAAATGGAGATTCAACTTGTATGATAATGAATAATGCCGACAATTCCGTTCTTGGGGCTATGGATTATATAAGGTTGCCGTTTTTTGATTTTTCATCAGGGACAAATAGTCAAATGTATTTTGATATTGCCTATACTAAATTTGATGATGCGAGTCCAGATGTACTTAAGATACAAGTATCGACAGATTGTGAAGCTACGTGGCAGGATGTATATTCTAAAACGCATACACAACTCCAAACTACAGAAGTGCCTACCGAATTAGCAAACGATTGGAAACCTACAAAGGCTGAAAATTGGAGAAAAGAGGTGGTAGATCTTAGCCAGTATGTAGGGCAATCGAATGTAGCTATCCGTTTTGCTAATAAATCAGGATACGGGACTAGAATTTGGGTAGATAATGTAAATGTAGTTGTCAATAACAGTTCAACTCCAGTTTCGGATTTTACATCTAATGTGAGAAAAACAAATTGTAATAGTTTGACAGTGCCATTTTTAGATACTTCTTTAGGGAACCCTACATCTTGGGCATGGACATTTACAGGAGGAACACCAGCAACATCTACAGTAAAGAACCCAGTAGTTACTTATAATTCGCCAGGTGTTTATCCGGTAACTTTAGTGGCTTCAAATACGAATGGAACAGGAACTCCCGTAACCAAAAACGGTTTTATTACCGTAGCGAATCCGGAAACAACTTCATTTACAGAAGGATTTGAAGGTACTTTTCCTCCTGCAGGCTGGGAAATTACTAACACGGATTATAGCTTGACTTGGGAAAAACGTGCAGATGTGGGACATAATTCTGCTTCTTGTATGATTATGAATGACGCTGATAATAAAGCAGGGAAGATAGATGAAATTACTATGAGTCCTATGAATTTATCTAACGGGATAACAGATTTCTCTTTTGATATTGCGTATGCTAAATTTGATAGCAAAAGTCCGGATGTTTTGGAGGTGTTAATTTCTAAAGATTGTGGAGTTACTTGGGATAAACTATACTCTAAAACTCACACTCAGTTAGAAACAGCGACAAGTAATGATCCAAACAATTGGATTCCTACTTTAGATTCTCAATGGAGAACGGAGAGAATCTTATTAGGAAACTATAAAGGACTACCAAATGTATTAATTAAGTTTAAGAGCATTTCAGGGTTTGGTTCTAGAATTTGGATTGATAATGTTAAATTCACTTTTGATAGTAAAGAAAAACCTTATGCTGATTTCAATGCGAGCACTACAAGTACTAAATGTACTAGCACGAATATTGTATTTTCTGATTTCTCAACTGGAGAACCAACTTCTTGGAATTGGGCTTTTGAAGGAGCAACACCTGCAACTTCTACAGAAAAGAATCCGGTAGTAACATATAATACACCAGGATCTTTTAAAGTTAGCTTAACAGCAACGAATGTTAATGGTACAGGTATTGCAACAGAAAAAGCGGGATATATTACAGTTGTTAAGCCGGATGGAGTGTCTTTTACACAAGATTTTGAGGGTACTTTTCCTCCAGCTGGATGGGAAATTAGCAATCCAAAAGATAATTTAACTTGGGAGAAAAACACAAAAGTGGGTCATAATTCATCTTCATGTATGGTTATGAATGAAGCGGATAATGAAGCTACTGATGTAGATGAAATAATGTTACAACCGGTAGATTTATCCAAAGGTGTTACAGACTTTTCTTTCGACTTGGCCTATGCAAAATTCGATGATGTAAGTCCAGATATGTTAGAAGTTTTAATGTCTAAGGATTGCGGAGTTACATGGGAAAGTGTATATGAGAAAACGCACACAGTATTAGCAACTGCTGTTGCTGTTAACGATCCAGATACATGGATTAATGAAATAAATTTATGGACTCCAACAACTGATTCAGATTGGAGAACAGAAAGAATTTTGTTAACAAAATATAAAGGAGAGCCTAATGTGCTAATTAAGTTTAGAGCGACTTCTGGATATGGTTCTAGAATTTGGATTGATAATGTGAAATTTAATTTTGACAGTAAAGAAAAACCTGTTACGGATTTTGTTGTAAAAGGGAAAAGTTCTTGTAGTGATTTACCAATTGAATTTAATGATGTTTCTACAGGAGAGCCTACCTCTTGGTCTTGGACATTTCCTGGAGGAACGCCAGCTACATCAACGAGTCAAAATCCGAAGGTAACCTATAAAAATCCAGGTAGTTATGGTGTTACTTTGGTGGCTACAAGTGCTTTAGGTACGGGTAATAAAGCGATTAAAAAAGATTTTATTATTGTTAAACCGAAGAATGAGCTTCCTTTTACGGAAAATTTTGCAAGCGATTTTCCTATTCAAGATTGGGAGGTACTTAATGTAGATAGTGACCCAATTACTTGGGAAAAAAGTATTAAAACAGGAAGAGGTGATTCAAATTGTTTGGTAATAAACAATGCTGATGCTGAAGCAGGTAAGATTGATGAATTGATTTTAAAATCAATGGATTTTTCATCTATTGAAACACCGTATTTACATTTTGACTTAGGATATACAAAATATTTGAGTGTTAATGATCCAACACCTGCACCAGATAAAATTGATATTTGGGTTTCTTCAGATTGTGGCGCTAATTGGACAAATGTGTATTCTAAAGATCATGATGAATTACAGACCGTTTCTCCTCCTATACAAGATAATCCAGCTACAACTGGACAAAATGAGACTAATGATTGGGTACCAACTCATGATTCAGATTGGAGAAATGAGCTAGTAGATTTAAGCGTTGTTAAAAATCAACCGAACGTTCTTATCAAGATCATAAATACTTCAGGATATGGAACTAGAATTTGGTTTGATAATTTTAATATAAATGATTCTCCAGAAGCTGACCCTATTGGAGCTACAATTTCTCAAACTCCGGTAACTTGTAATAGTGGTGCTGATGGTAATGATGGAATGGCCAGTGTAATTGCGGCTGGAGGTACAGGTGCCCTAACTTATTTATGGTCACCTTCTGGTGGGACAGCGGCTACGGCTACAGGACTTACCAAAGGAGAGTATACCTGTACAATAAAAGATGCTAGCATGAGAACACTTGTAAAAACAATCAAAGTAGGAGCGGCAGTTGATACTTTTCTTACGATGACATCAGGTATTATAACGGTTAATCAGCCTGGAGCAACTTATCAATGGTTTAAATGCTCTGGAACTAGTACGAGTATTGATGGTGCAGTAAATCAATCTTTTGAGCCTGTAGAAAATGGAGACTATAAAGTTGAAGTTAGTTACGATGGGTGTACAGCTACATCAAGTTGTATTACTTTTACATCATTAAGTGTTTCAGACTTTGAGGCAAGAAAAGAATTTGTTGTTTATCCTAACCCAAGTTCTGGTATTGTGAATTTTAAATCTGATTTTGATGGGGAATTCCGTCTTCTTAATCAATTAGGTCAAACCATTAAAACTTTTAAAGTGAAATCGGATAGTGATAATGCAGTAAATTTAGAGCAACTTAACGATGGAGTTTATTTCATTCATGGTAAGAGAGGAACTAAAGTGGTAACTAGAAAATTGATTATTAAGAAGTAA
- a CDS encoding aminopeptidase P family protein — MRYATISSSLFEKNRDNFCEEMSSNAIAILSSNDVMPTNCDDVMGFAQNNDLFYLSGIDQDETILLLYPDAYKEENRAILFVKEVSEHSKLWEGDFLTKEEVSQISGIKNVKWVHEFEKTLQLFAFEADTFYLGHNEHIKRVTSEMTTRQDRMIQWCKEKYPLHQYDRVAKITRQLRPVKSDEEIELIKKAISISIEGFKGLLKAVKPNCKEYELEAELTYELIKNGGTRHAFKPIMASGKNACALHYNSNDAICNDGDMVLVDFGVCYGNYNSDTTRCVPVNGKFSPRQRDVYQSVLNCLKEGSKLIKPGVLPKDYEKQMASLVENELLELGLITRKEIAAQNPDFPVYKKYFMHGTAHHLGLDVHDVGLYSRPFEKGMVLTCEPGIYIPEEGIGCRLENDYLLTENGNFNLTGALPIEIDEIEFLMNS, encoded by the coding sequence ATGAGATACGCAACTATATCATCTTCTTTATTTGAAAAAAATAGAGATAATTTTTGCGAGGAAATGTCTTCCAATGCAATTGCTATCCTTTCATCTAATGATGTAATGCCTACTAATTGTGATGATGTAATGGGTTTTGCACAAAACAATGATTTATTTTATCTATCAGGAATTGATCAAGATGAAACTATATTATTGTTATATCCAGATGCTTATAAAGAAGAAAACAGAGCAATTTTATTTGTAAAAGAAGTAAGTGAGCATTCTAAGTTGTGGGAAGGTGATTTTTTGACCAAAGAAGAAGTATCTCAAATTTCAGGAATTAAAAACGTAAAATGGGTTCATGAGTTTGAGAAAACATTACAACTTTTCGCTTTTGAAGCCGACACTTTTTATTTAGGACATAATGAACATATAAAAAGAGTCACTTCTGAAATGACTACTAGGCAGGATCGCATGATACAGTGGTGTAAAGAGAAATATCCTTTACATCAGTATGACAGAGTAGCAAAAATAACACGACAATTAAGACCTGTAAAATCCGATGAAGAAATTGAACTTATAAAAAAGGCAATTTCTATAAGCATTGAAGGATTTAAAGGACTTTTGAAAGCGGTTAAGCCAAATTGTAAAGAATACGAATTAGAAGCAGAACTTACTTACGAATTGATTAAAAATGGCGGAACACGTCATGCCTTTAAACCAATTATGGCTTCTGGTAAAAATGCGTGTGCGCTGCATTATAACTCAAACGACGCTATATGCAATGATGGAGACATGGTTTTAGTCGATTTTGGAGTATGCTACGGAAATTACAATTCGGATACTACAAGATGTGTTCCTGTAAATGGAAAATTTTCACCTCGCCAGCGAGATGTATATCAGTCAGTATTGAACTGTTTGAAAGAAGGATCTAAGCTGATAAAGCCAGGAGTTCTGCCTAAAGATTATGAAAAACAAATGGCATCTTTGGTAGAAAATGAATTACTAGAACTTGGTTTGATCACTAGAAAAGAAATTGCTGCACAAAATCCTGATTTTCCGGTTTATAAAAAATACTTTATGCACGGTACAGCTCACCATTTAGGATTAGATGTTCACGATGTTGGACTTTATTCCCGTCCTTTCGAAAAAGGAATGGTGCTTACTTGCGAACCGGGAATTTATATTCCAGAAGAAGGTATCGGTTGCCGATTAGAAAATGATTATCTACTTACTGAGAATGGTAATTTTAATTTAACAGGGGCTTTACCAATTGAGATTGATGAAATTGAGTTTTTAATGAATAGTTAA
- a CDS encoding NAD(P)/FAD-dependent oxidoreductase → MKKVSIVGGGIIGLCTAYYLAKEGYEVVVFDRSDLSDGCSYGNAGMIVPSHIIPLAQPGMIAQGIKWMFDSQSPFYVKPRLSSDLIKWGMQFYKYANLKHVENSMIALRNLSLLSKELYRDFALEKNSYFYEEKGLLMLYKTDKVAEEICHEAKYAEHLGLEVDYLSRAEVAKLEVGTKTDVIGAVHYKSDAHLYPQKFMQFIKDELTRLNVKVISNIQVKDFTLNNNSISEIITDKGTFSTDEVVLAAGSWSPEIAKKLNIKLSILPGKGYSFTLKDQENKPAIPAILCEGKVAVTPMNTDIRFGGTMEITHTNDTKINAKRLQGIVNSINEFYPDLKVDRPAEKDTWYGFRPCTPSGMPVIARDKNIKNLVLATGHAMMGLSLAPATGKIVTEIISGKATSVNTNMFQG, encoded by the coding sequence ATGAAAAAAGTAAGCATAGTAGGTGGAGGAATAATAGGGTTGTGTACAGCTTATTATTTAGCAAAAGAAGGCTATGAAGTAGTAGTTTTTGATAGATCAGATTTAAGTGATGGTTGTTCTTACGGTAATGCTGGAATGATTGTTCCGTCACATATTATTCCCTTGGCACAGCCAGGAATGATTGCTCAAGGTATCAAATGGATGTTTGATAGTCAAAGTCCTTTTTATGTGAAACCTAGATTGAGTTCTGATTTAATAAAATGGGGGATGCAATTTTACAAATACGCAAATCTTAAGCATGTCGAAAATTCGATGATAGCATTGCGTAATTTATCACTATTAAGTAAAGAATTGTATCGTGATTTTGCTCTTGAAAAGAATTCTTATTTTTATGAAGAAAAAGGACTTTTAATGCTTTATAAAACAGATAAAGTAGCAGAAGAAATTTGTCATGAAGCCAAGTATGCAGAACATTTGGGATTAGAAGTTGATTATCTTTCAAGAGCAGAAGTGGCTAAGTTGGAAGTAGGAACTAAAACTGATGTGATTGGTGCAGTACATTATAAGAGTGATGCACATTTGTATCCACAAAAGTTCATGCAATTTATAAAAGATGAATTAACTCGATTGAATGTTAAAGTTATATCTAATATTCAGGTAAAAGATTTTACATTGAATAATAATTCAATTTCTGAGATTATTACTGATAAAGGAACTTTTTCTACAGATGAGGTTGTTTTGGCTGCAGGATCTTGGAGCCCGGAAATTGCTAAAAAGTTAAATATTAAATTAAGCATTTTACCAGGTAAAGGGTATAGTTTTACTCTAAAAGATCAAGAGAATAAGCCTGCTATTCCAGCAATTTTGTGTGAAGGAAAAGTAGCTGTAACTCCTATGAATACAGATATTCGTTTTGGTGGAACTATGGAAATCACACACACCAATGACACGAAAATCAATGCGAAAAGACTTCAGGGAATTGTAAATAGCATTAATGAGTTTTATCCAGACCTAAAAGTAGATAGACCGGCAGAAAAAGATACGTGGTACGGATTTAGACCTTGTACGCCATCTGGAATGCCAGTAATTGCAAGAGATAAAAATATAAAAAATTTGGTATTGGCTACAGGGCATGCTATGATGGGATTAAGTCTTGCACCGGCTACAGGTAAAATAGTTACTGAAATAATTTCAGGAAAAGCGACATCTGTAAATACTAATATGTTTCAAGGTTAA
- a CDS encoding 4-hydroxyproline epimerase: protein MSRKTFFCVDAHTCGNPVRVVAGGGPNLVGDNMSEKRQHFLSEFDWIRKGLMFEPRGHDMMSGSILYPPSNPDNDFGILFIETSGCLPMCGHGTIGTITIAIEEGLVTPKVPGKIKMEAPAGLVEIEYQQTGKKVDWVRLTNVKSYLAAEGLTIDCPELGEITFDVAYGGNYYAIVDPQKNFSGVQDFTAAKIVQYSQEVRKRINEKYPDYFIHPENDTIRDVSHMLWTGDPLDPSSSGRNAVFYGDKAIDRSPCGTGTSARLAQLHAKGKLKAGEDFIHESYIGSKFIGRVVEETSIGDIKAIVPSIQGWAKVYGYNNIIIDKEDDPYAFGFQVI from the coding sequence ATGTCAAGAAAAACCTTTTTTTGCGTAGATGCTCACACTTGCGGAAACCCTGTAAGAGTTGTTGCTGGTGGTGGGCCTAATCTTGTTGGAGACAACATGAGTGAGAAACGACAACATTTTTTATCCGAGTTTGATTGGATCCGAAAAGGGTTAATGTTTGAGCCACGAGGTCACGATATGATGAGTGGTAGTATTTTATACCCACCAAGTAATCCTGATAATGATTTTGGAATTTTATTTATAGAAACATCAGGTTGTTTACCAATGTGTGGACACGGAACTATTGGTACCATTACTATCGCTATAGAAGAAGGTTTGGTAACTCCAAAAGTTCCTGGAAAAATAAAAATGGAAGCTCCAGCAGGTTTGGTTGAAATCGAATACCAACAAACAGGTAAAAAAGTTGACTGGGTTCGTTTGACAAATGTGAAATCTTACTTGGCAGCCGAAGGACTAACAATTGACTGTCCGGAACTAGGTGAAATCACTTTTGATGTAGCCTATGGAGGAAATTATTATGCTATTGTAGATCCTCAAAAAAACTTTTCAGGGGTTCAGGATTTTACAGCTGCTAAGATTGTGCAATACAGTCAGGAAGTTCGTAAACGCATTAACGAAAAATATCCAGACTATTTTATACACCCAGAAAATGATACCATTCGCGACGTAAGTCATATGCTATGGACTGGAGATCCATTAGATCCAAGTTCTTCGGGTAGAAATGCGGTTTTTTATGGTGATAAAGCCATCGATCGTTCTCCTTGTGGAACAGGAACTTCAGCAAGATTAGCACAGCTTCACGCTAAAGGGAAATTAAAAGCAGGAGAAGATTTTATTCATGAAAGCTATATCGGTAGTAAATTTATCGGTAGAGTAGTAGAAGAAACCTCAATTGGAGATATAAAAGCAATAGTACCAAGCATTCAAGGATGGGCTAAAGTTTATGGATATAATAATATCATAATCGATAAAGAGGATGATCCATACGCATTTGGTTTCCAAGTAATTTAA
- a CDS encoding aldehyde dehydrogenase (NADP(+)) has protein sequence MITGKNYIGSQLKASGDKTFKTFNPQLNTENPWSFVEATSAEIEEAAALANEAFKVYKNCTGKEKAAFLNAIADEILAIGDPLLDLYCAESGLPRGRAEGERGRTIFQLRSFADMLIEGSWLEATLDTAIPDRQPLPKEDLRKMLVPIGPIVVFGSSNFPFAFSTAGGDTASALAAGCPVIVKSHSMHIGTGEMVASAVIKAAQKTNMPEGVFSNLIGSGVVVGGALVSHPLVKGVGFTGSIKGGRALYDLASQRPEPIPVFAEMGSINPVVVLPKALENESKKWATVYAGSITLGTGQFCTNPGLLLGIKGEDLTRFISELSTEIEKIAPSCMLHPSIHADFNQGRELLKSQSGVQTVAEYKGEIAPNFASQTLLTVEGKTFLENPTLSHEVFGPFSIIVQCDDEAQLTSIIDQLAGQLTATVLAEGSEIENYKAVIAALQNRVGRIIFNGVPTGVEVCPSMIHGGPYPASSDSRFTAVGLDAVKRWVRPFSYQNWPNALLPIELQDENPLGILRLVNSKQTYSHIEKCQEKPFFA, from the coding sequence ATGATAACAGGGAAAAATTATATAGGAAGCCAATTAAAGGCTAGTGGGGATAAAACTTTTAAAACTTTTAACCCTCAGTTAAACACAGAAAATCCATGGTCATTTGTTGAGGCAACTTCGGCCGAAATTGAAGAAGCAGCTGCTTTGGCAAATGAAGCTTTTAAAGTTTACAAAAACTGTACAGGCAAGGAGAAAGCAGCTTTTCTAAATGCAATTGCAGATGAAATTTTAGCAATTGGAGATCCATTATTAGATCTTTATTGTGCTGAATCTGGACTGCCTAGAGGAAGAGCCGAAGGAGAAAGAGGAAGAACGATCTTTCAATTGCGTTCTTTTGCAGATATGCTTATTGAAGGAAGTTGGTTAGAAGCAACATTAGATACTGCAATTCCGGATAGACAACCTCTTCCTAAAGAAGATTTGCGTAAAATGCTTGTTCCTATAGGACCTATTGTTGTTTTTGGTTCTAGTAATTTTCCATTTGCTTTTTCAACAGCTGGAGGAGATACGGCTTCTGCTTTGGCAGCAGGTTGTCCGGTTATTGTAAAGAGCCATTCAATGCATATTGGTACTGGAGAAATGGTTGCTTCAGCAGTTATCAAAGCAGCTCAAAAGACAAATATGCCTGAAGGTGTTTTTTCAAATCTTATAGGTAGTGGTGTTGTTGTTGGAGGTGCATTAGTAAGTCATCCACTTGTAAAAGGGGTTGGATTTACAGGAAGTATCAAAGGAGGTAGAGCATTATATGATTTAGCTTCACAACGTCCAGAGCCTATTCCGGTTTTTGCAGAGATGGGAAGTATAAATCCTGTTGTTGTTTTACCAAAAGCTTTAGAAAACGAAAGCAAAAAATGGGCAACAGTTTATGCTGGTTCAATCACATTGGGGACTGGTCAATTTTGTACTAATCCAGGATTGTTATTAGGTATAAAAGGAGAAGATTTAACTCGCTTTATTTCTGAGTTATCTACAGAAATTGAAAAAATTGCTCCATCATGTATGTTGCACCCTTCAATTCATGCCGACTTTAATCAAGGAAGAGAATTGTTGAAATCTCAAAGCGGAGTTCAAACAGTTGCTGAATATAAAGGTGAAATAGCACCTAATTTCGCTTCACAAACTTTGCTTACAGTAGAAGGAAAAACGTTCTTAGAAAATCCAACTTTAAGTCATGAAGTTTTTGGTCCGTTTTCAATCATTGTTCAGTGTGATGATGAAGCTCAATTGACTTCAATTATTGATCAATTAGCAGGACAATTAACAGCTACTGTTCTTGCTGAAGGATCTGAAATAGAAAATTACAAAGCTGTTATAGCAGCTTTACAAAATAGAGTAGGTCGAATTATTTTTAATGGAGTCCCAACTGGAGTAGAGGTTTGTCCATCAATGATTCATGGAGGACCATATCCAGCATCGTCAGATTCTAGATTTACAGCAGTCGGATTAGATGCAGTAAAACGTTGGGTTAGACCATTCAGTTATCAAAATTGGCCAAATGCTTTGCTGCCAATTGAATTGCAAGACGAAAATCCATTAGGAATTTTAAGATTAGTAAATAGCAAACAAACATATTCACATATAGAAAAATGTCAAGAAAAACCTTTTTTTGCGTAG
- a CDS encoding dihydrodipicolinate synthase family protein has translation MSIQWKGVMPAVTTKFTADDKLDFNMFEVNVKAQLEAGVSGIILGGTLGEASTLLEEEKRELVRGTVGIVGGQVPVIMNIAEQTTRGAIAAANKAEEDGAKGLMMLPPMRYTASDYETVVYFSEVAKNTSLPIMVYNNPVDYKIEVTLDMFEEMLKYDNIQAVKESTRDISNVTRIINRFGDRLKILSGVDTLALESILMGSHGWVSGLVDAFPAETVAIFNLAKAGRIEEALAIYRWFLPLLELDINAHLVQNIKLAEVATGLGTEFVRAPRLPLQGEEREKVLAIIAEGLRTRPTLPDYKNCNGNVLV, from the coding sequence ATGAGTATTCAATGGAAAGGCGTAATGCCAGCAGTTACAACTAAATTTACTGCGGACGATAAATTAGACTTCAACATGTTTGAAGTAAATGTAAAAGCACAACTGGAAGCAGGGGTTAGCGGGATAATTTTAGGGGGAACTCTAGGAGAGGCTAGTACCTTACTAGAAGAAGAAAAAAGAGAGTTGGTTAGAGGTACTGTTGGAATTGTTGGTGGGCAAGTTCCTGTTATTATGAATATAGCAGAACAAACGACTCGTGGTGCTATTGCAGCAGCTAACAAAGCAGAAGAAGATGGGGCAAAAGGTTTGATGATGTTGCCTCCAATGCGTTATACAGCTTCAGACTATGAAACAGTTGTTTATTTTTCAGAAGTTGCAAAAAACACTTCATTGCCAATTATGGTATATAACAATCCAGTTGATTATAAAATCGAGGTTACATTGGATATGTTCGAAGAGATGTTGAAATATGATAACATTCAGGCTGTAAAAGAGTCTACAAGAGATATTTCGAATGTTACAAGAATCATTAATCGTTTTGGGGATCGTTTGAAAATACTTTCTGGAGTAGATACTTTGGCTTTAGAAAGCATATTGATGGGATCTCATGGTTGGGTATCTGGTTTGGTTGATGCTTTTCCTGCTGAAACGGTTGCTATCTTTAATTTAGCTAAAGCTGGAAGAATAGAAGAAGCTTTAGCTATTTACAGATGGTTCTTGCCTTTATTAGAGTTAGATATTAATGCGCATTTAGTTCAGAATATTAAATTGGCAGAAGTAGCTACAGGTTTAGGAACAGAGTTTGTTCGTGCACCTAGATTGCCACTTCAAGGTGAAGAAAGAGAAAAAGTTTTAGCGATTATTGCTGAAGGACTTAGAACAAGACCAACATTACCAGATTACAAAAATTGTAACGGTAACGTGTTGGTGTAA